One Streptomyces lincolnensis genomic region harbors:
- the pdhA gene encoding pyruvate dehydrogenase (acetyl-transferring) E1 component subunit alpha yields MTVMEQRGAYRPSPPPAWQPRTDPAPLLPDAEPYRVLGTQAAAQADPELLRRLYAELVRGRRYNAQATALTKQGRLAVYPSSTGQEACEVAAALALEDRDWLFPSYRDTLAAVARGLDPVQALTLLRGDWHTGYDPREHRVAPLCTPLATQLPHAVGLAHAARLKGDDVVALAMVGDGGTSEGDFHEALNFAAVWQAPVVFLVQNNGFAISVPLAKQTAAPSLAHKAVGYGMPGRLVDGNDAAAVHEVLTAAVRHARAGGGPTLVEAITYRVEAHTNADDATRYRGDAEVETWRGHDPIALLEHELTERGLIDEAGIRAARDAAETLAADLRERMNQDPVLDPMDLFAHVYAEPTPQLREQQDQLRAELAAEGEQR; encoded by the coding sequence ATGACGGTCATGGAGCAGCGGGGCGCGTACCGGCCATCGCCGCCGCCCGCCTGGCAGCCCCGTACGGATCCCGCGCCGCTGTTGCCCGACGCCGAGCCGTACCGCGTCCTCGGCACACAGGCGGCCGCGCAGGCCGACCCCGAGCTGTTGCGCCGGCTGTACGCCGAGCTGGTGCGCGGCCGCAGGTACAACGCGCAGGCCACCGCCCTCACCAAGCAGGGCCGGCTCGCCGTCTACCCCTCCAGCACCGGCCAGGAGGCCTGCGAGGTCGCCGCCGCGCTGGCCCTCGAAGACCGTGACTGGCTCTTCCCCAGCTACCGCGACACCCTCGCCGCCGTCGCCCGGGGCCTCGACCCCGTCCAGGCGCTGACCCTGCTGCGCGGCGACTGGCACACCGGCTACGACCCGCGCGAGCACCGGGTGGCGCCCCTGTGTACCCCGCTCGCCACCCAGCTCCCGCACGCCGTGGGCCTCGCGCACGCCGCCCGTCTCAAGGGCGACGACGTGGTCGCGCTCGCCATGGTCGGCGACGGCGGCACCAGCGAGGGCGACTTCCACGAGGCGCTGAACTTCGCCGCCGTCTGGCAGGCGCCGGTCGTCTTCCTCGTCCAGAACAACGGTTTCGCCATCTCCGTCCCGCTCGCCAAGCAGACCGCGGCCCCGTCGCTGGCCCACAAGGCCGTCGGCTACGGCATGCCCGGACGCCTGGTCGACGGCAACGACGCGGCCGCCGTGCACGAGGTCCTGACCGCCGCCGTACGCCACGCGCGCGCGGGCGGCGGACCGACACTGGTGGAGGCCATCACCTACCGCGTCGAGGCCCACACCAACGCCGACGACGCGACCCGCTACCGCGGCGACGCCGAGGTCGAGACCTGGCGCGGACACGACCCGATCGCCCTCCTGGAGCACGAGCTGACCGAGCGCGGTCTGATCGACGAGGCGGGCATCCGGGCCGCGCGGGACGCCGCCGAGACCCTGGCCGCGGACCTGCGCGAACGCATGAACCAGGACCCGGTGCTCGACCCCATGGACCTCTTCGCCCATGTGTACGCCGAGCCCACCCCGCAACTGCGCGAGCAGCAGGACCAGTTGCGGGCCGAGCTGGCGGCGGAGGGGGAGCAGCGATGA
- a CDS encoding potassium channel family protein codes for MFHVKLPGHDAIARQADEHLVTHRVKLPRKVVEHPFRQVARRVLMALLVLVTTAMLVYVDRDGYNDNSDGSVDFLDAWYYATVTLSTTGYGDITPVSDAARFTNIFVITPLRVLFLIILVGTTLEVLTERTREEWRLNRWRSTLRDHTVVVGFGTKGRSAIQTVCATGLKKEQVVVVDPSSKAIDAATAEGYAGIVGDATRSEVLKQAEVHKARKIIIATQRDDTAVLVTLTARQLNKAAKIVAAVREEENAPLLKQSGADAVITSASAAGRLLGLSVLSPAAGMVMEDLIQQGSGLDIVERPVIKAEVGRNPRETDDLVVSVVRGHRVLGYDDPAVGTLELTDRLITIVRATPGSQIAPDVRPLPRG; via the coding sequence GTGTTTCACGTGAAACTTCCGGGCCATGACGCGATCGCCCGCCAGGCGGACGAGCATCTCGTGACCCATCGGGTGAAACTCCCGAGGAAGGTGGTGGAGCACCCCTTCCGTCAGGTGGCCAGACGCGTCCTCATGGCGTTGCTGGTCCTCGTGACGACCGCGATGCTCGTCTACGTCGACCGCGATGGGTACAACGACAACTCCGACGGTTCCGTAGACTTCCTGGACGCCTGGTACTACGCGACCGTCACCCTCTCCACCACCGGGTACGGCGACATCACCCCGGTCAGCGATGCCGCCCGGTTCACCAACATCTTCGTCATCACACCCCTGCGGGTGCTGTTCCTGATCATTCTGGTCGGCACCACGCTCGAGGTCCTCACGGAACGCACCCGGGAGGAGTGGCGGCTCAACCGCTGGAGGTCCACCTTGCGCGACCACACAGTCGTCGTCGGCTTCGGCACCAAGGGGCGGTCGGCGATCCAGACCGTCTGTGCGACGGGACTGAAGAAGGAGCAGGTCGTCGTGGTCGACCCCAGTTCGAAGGCGATCGACGCGGCGACAGCCGAGGGGTACGCGGGGATCGTGGGCGACGCGACCCGTAGCGAGGTGTTGAAGCAGGCCGAGGTGCACAAGGCGCGGAAGATCATCATCGCGACGCAGCGCGACGACACGGCCGTCCTCGTGACCCTGACCGCCCGGCAGCTCAACAAGGCGGCCAAGATCGTGGCCGCCGTGCGTGAGGAGGAGAACGCGCCGCTGCTGAAGCAGTCCGGCGCCGACGCCGTCATCACCAGTGCCAGCGCGGCCGGCCGGCTGCTGGGCCTGTCGGTGCTCAGCCCCGCGGCCGGCATGGTGATGGAGGACCTCATCCAGCAGGGCAGTGGCCTCGACATCGTCGAACGGCCGGTCATAAAGGCCGAGGTGGGCAGGAACCCGCGGGAGACGGACGACCTCGTGGTGAGTGTCGTACGCGGCCACCGGGTGCTCGGCTACGACGATCCGGCCGTCGGCACCCTGGAGCTGACGGACCGGCTGATCACGATCGTGCGGGCGACGCCAGGCTCGCAGATCGCGCCCGACGTCCGCCCGCTGCCCCGCGGCTGA
- a CDS encoding molybdopterin molybdotransferase MoeA, with protein MTARATRTGEDAENAENAEDFDVEEVLALVNEDDVRSPGDHHTPAPAPQGGSPKPDHRHKATPWPEARATAARAARSGARRSPVSVRLDDALGLTLAAPLPALTDLPSFDTSAMDGWAVAGPGPWDVREEGVLAGHAEPDPLGDGEAVRIATGARVPQDTTAVLRSEHGRSDDKGRLHATREVVTGQDIRPRGQECRSGDHLLPAGTFVTPAVLGLAAAAGYDTLTAVPRPRVEVLVLGDELLTEGTPHDGLIRDALGPMLPPWLRALGAEVIAVRRLGDDADALRKAITGSGADLIVTTGGTAAGPVDHVHPTLRRIGAELLVDGVKVRPGHPMLLARIKENQHLVGLPGNPLAAVSGLLTLAEPLLRTLAAHPTPEPYTLPLRGEAHGHPYDTRLIPVVLRGDGAVPLHYNGPAMLRGIAAADALAVVPPGGAGAGQETELLDLPWASGGIGVCFT; from the coding sequence ATGACCGCCCGCGCGACCCGGACCGGAGAGGACGCCGAGAACGCCGAGAACGCCGAGGACTTCGACGTCGAGGAGGTGCTCGCCCTGGTGAACGAGGACGACGTCCGCTCCCCCGGCGACCACCACACGCCCGCGCCCGCCCCGCAGGGCGGCTCGCCCAAGCCGGATCACCGCCACAAGGCCACTCCCTGGCCCGAGGCCCGCGCGACCGCCGCCCGGGCCGCCCGTTCGGGCGCGCGCCGCTCCCCCGTCTCCGTGCGGCTCGACGACGCCCTCGGCCTCACCCTGGCCGCCCCCCTCCCCGCCCTCACCGACCTGCCCTCCTTCGACACCTCCGCGATGGACGGCTGGGCCGTCGCCGGACCCGGCCCCTGGGACGTACGGGAGGAAGGCGTTCTCGCCGGGCACGCCGAGCCCGACCCCCTCGGTGACGGCGAGGCCGTCCGGATCGCCACCGGTGCCCGCGTCCCGCAGGACACCACCGCCGTACTGCGCAGCGAGCACGGCCGCTCCGACGACAAGGGCCGTCTGCACGCGACCCGGGAGGTCGTCACCGGGCAGGACATCCGCCCGCGCGGACAGGAGTGCCGTAGCGGCGACCATCTCCTGCCGGCCGGTACGTTCGTGACCCCGGCCGTGCTCGGTCTCGCCGCGGCGGCCGGATACGACACCCTCACCGCCGTACCGCGCCCCCGGGTCGAAGTCCTGGTGCTGGGCGATGAGTTGCTCACCGAGGGCACCCCGCACGACGGTCTGATCCGGGACGCGCTCGGCCCGATGCTGCCGCCCTGGCTGCGTGCGCTGGGCGCCGAGGTCATCGCCGTACGACGACTCGGTGACGACGCGGACGCGCTGCGCAAGGCGATCACCGGTTCCGGGGCGGACCTGATCGTCACCACCGGCGGCACCGCCGCGGGTCCCGTCGACCACGTCCACCCGACGTTGCGCCGCATCGGCGCCGAACTCCTCGTCGACGGCGTCAAGGTGCGCCCCGGCCACCCCATGCTGCTGGCCCGCATCAAGGAGAACCAGCATCTCGTCGGGCTGCCCGGCAATCCGCTCGCGGCCGTCTCGGGGCTGCTCACGCTCGCCGAGCCGCTGCTGCGGACGCTGGCGGCCCACCCCACGCCGGAGCCGTACACCCTGCCGCTGCGGGGCGAGGCGCACGGGCATCCGTACGACACCCGGCTCATCCCCGTCGTGCTGCGCGGCGACGGGGCGGTGCCGTTGCACTACAACGGTCCTGCGATGCTGCGGGGCATCGCGGCCGCCGATGCCCTGGCCGTCGTGCCACCGGGCGGGGCGGGGGCCGGACAGGAGACGGAGCTTCTCGACCTGCCCTGGGCGAGCGGCGGAATCGGGGTGTGTTTCACGTGA
- a CDS encoding alpha-ketoacid dehydrogenase subunit beta, which yields MTTVALKPATMAQALTRAMRDAMAADPNVHVMGEDVGTLGGVFRVTDGLAKEFGEDRCTDTPLAEAGILGTAVGMAMYGLRPVVEMQFDAFAYPAFEQLISHVSRTRNRTRGAMPLPITIRVPYGGGIGGVEHHSDSSEAYYMATPGLHVVTPATVADAYGLLRAAIASDDPVVFLEPKRLYWSKDSWNPDEPQSVEPIGRAVVRRSGRSATLITYGPSVPVCLEAAEAAREEGWDLEVVDLRSLVPFDDETVAASVRRTGRAVVVHESGGFGGPGGEIAARVTERCFHHLEAPVLRVAGFDIPYPPPMLERHHLPGVDRILDAVGRLQWEAEN from the coding sequence ATGACCACCGTCGCGCTGAAGCCGGCCACCATGGCGCAGGCCCTCACGCGCGCGATGCGCGATGCGATGGCCGCCGACCCGAACGTCCACGTCATGGGCGAGGACGTCGGCACCCTCGGCGGGGTCTTCCGGGTCACCGACGGCCTCGCCAAGGAGTTCGGCGAGGACCGCTGCACGGACACCCCGCTCGCCGAGGCGGGCATCCTCGGCACGGCCGTCGGCATGGCGATGTACGGCCTCAGGCCGGTCGTGGAGATGCAGTTCGACGCGTTCGCCTACCCCGCCTTCGAGCAGCTGATCTCGCACGTCTCCCGGACGCGCAACCGCACCCGCGGCGCGATGCCCCTGCCGATCACCATCCGGGTCCCCTACGGCGGCGGCATCGGCGGCGTCGAGCACCACAGCGACTCCTCCGAGGCGTACTACATGGCGACTCCGGGGCTCCATGTCGTCACACCCGCGACCGTCGCCGACGCCTACGGTCTGCTGCGCGCCGCCATCGCCTCCGACGACCCCGTCGTCTTCCTCGAACCCAAGCGGCTGTACTGGTCGAAGGACTCCTGGAACCCGGACGAGCCGCAGAGCGTTGAACCCATCGGCCGCGCGGTGGTGCGGCGCTCGGGCCGGAGCGCCACGCTCATCACGTACGGACCGTCCGTGCCCGTCTGCCTCGAAGCCGCCGAGGCGGCCCGGGAGGAGGGCTGGGACCTCGAAGTCGTCGACCTGCGTTCCCTGGTGCCGTTCGACGACGAGACGGTCGCCGCCTCGGTACGGCGGACCGGGCGTGCGGTCGTCGTACACGAGTCGGGCGGGTTCGGCGGACCGGGCGGGGAGATCGCGGCCCGGGTCACGGAGCGCTGCTTCCACCACCTGGAGGCGCCGGTGCTGCGCGTGGCCGGGTTCGACATCCCCTACCCGCCGCCGATGCTGGAGCGTCACCACCTGCCCGGCGTGGACCGGATCCTGGACGCCGTGGGGCGTCTTCAGTGGGAGGCGGAGAACTGA
- a CDS encoding NAD(P)H-quinone oxidoreductase: MHAITIPEPGGPEALVWSEVPDPVPGEGEVLVEVAAGAVNRADILQRQGFYNPPPGASPYPGLECSGRIAALGTGVSGWSVGDEVCALLSGGGYAEKVAVPAGQLLPVPKGVALERAAALPEVVCTVWSNVFMISHLRPGETLLVHGGSSGIGTMAIQLGKAVGAKVAVTAGTRAKLDRCAELGADVLVNYREQDFVEEVRQATGGTGADVILDNMGAKYLDRNVQALAVNGRLAIIGMQGGIKAELNIATLLTKRAAISATSLRARPPEEKAAIVAAVREHVWPLIDGGHISPVVDRELPMREASAAHQVVEESGHVGKVLLIAS, encoded by the coding sequence ATGCATGCGATCACGATTCCCGAACCTGGTGGTCCCGAGGCGCTGGTGTGGAGCGAGGTCCCGGATCCCGTGCCCGGCGAGGGGGAGGTGCTCGTCGAGGTGGCGGCCGGCGCCGTGAACCGCGCCGACATCCTCCAGCGGCAGGGCTTCTACAACCCGCCGCCCGGCGCGTCCCCCTACCCCGGCCTGGAGTGTTCCGGGCGGATCGCCGCACTCGGCACCGGAGTCTCCGGCTGGAGCGTCGGCGACGAGGTGTGCGCGCTGCTCTCGGGCGGCGGCTACGCCGAGAAGGTGGCCGTACCGGCCGGGCAGCTGCTGCCCGTGCCCAAGGGCGTCGCCCTGGAGCGGGCCGCCGCGCTCCCGGAGGTGGTGTGCACGGTCTGGTCCAACGTCTTCATGATCTCCCACCTCCGCCCCGGCGAGACGCTGCTCGTGCACGGCGGCTCCAGCGGCATCGGCACGATGGCGATCCAGCTCGGCAAGGCCGTCGGCGCGAAGGTCGCCGTGACGGCGGGTACGCGCGCCAAGCTGGACCGCTGTGCGGAGCTCGGTGCCGACGTCCTGGTCAACTACCGGGAGCAGGACTTCGTAGAGGAGGTCAGGCAGGCCACCGGCGGGACGGGGGCCGACGTCATCCTCGACAACATGGGGGCCAAGTACCTCGACCGCAACGTCCAGGCCCTCGCCGTCAACGGACGGCTCGCGATCATCGGCATGCAGGGCGGCATCAAGGCCGAACTGAACATCGCCACCCTCCTGACCAAGCGCGCCGCCATCAGCGCGACCTCCCTGCGGGCCCGCCCCCCGGAGGAGAAGGCCGCCATCGTCGCCGCCGTACGCGAACACGTCTGGCCCCTCATCGACGGCGGTCACATCAGCCCGGTCGTCGACCGCGAACTCCCGATGCGCGAGGCCTCCGCCGCACACCAGGTGGTGGAGGAGAGCGGCCACGTGGGCAAGGTGCTGCTGATCGCGTCGTAG
- a CDS encoding NTP transferase domain-containing protein translates to MTAYDAVVLAGGAARRLGGADKPGVRVGGRALLDRVLAACADARTTVVVADPRPTAHPVTWAREDPPGGGPVAALDAGLGHTTADDLVVLSADLPFLTGATVQLLLATLRTSGADGVLLTDAEGRDQPLVAAYRAPALRRALAALAAEHDGPGRPGRLAGLPLRRLTAGLVLTRVSDPVASFDCDTWDDIATARSRIREHGHVLDEWISAVKDELGIDLDVDTKALLDLARDAAHGVARPAAPLTTFLVGYAAARAGGGPEAVAEASRKAVALALRWADEKADGKDEKADGRPDGDTAEPHAAPDAG, encoded by the coding sequence ATGACCGCATACGACGCCGTCGTCCTCGCCGGGGGTGCCGCCCGCCGGCTCGGCGGCGCGGACAAACCCGGGGTGCGCGTGGGCGGACGGGCGCTGCTGGACCGGGTGCTGGCCGCCTGCGCCGACGCCCGCACCACCGTCGTGGTCGCCGACCCCCGGCCCACCGCGCACCCGGTGACCTGGGCACGCGAGGACCCGCCGGGCGGCGGACCGGTGGCCGCCCTCGACGCGGGCCTCGGACACACCACGGCGGACGACCTCGTCGTTCTCTCGGCCGACCTGCCGTTCCTGACCGGGGCGACGGTGCAGCTGCTGCTGGCCACACTGCGCACGAGCGGCGCGGACGGCGTGCTCCTCACCGACGCCGAGGGCCGCGATCAGCCGCTGGTCGCCGCCTACCGCGCGCCCGCGCTGCGCCGCGCCCTGGCCGCACTCGCCGCGGAGCACGACGGGCCGGGGCGGCCGGGGCGCCTCGCCGGTCTCCCTCTGCGCCGCCTCACCGCCGGGCTCGTTCTGACCCGGGTGTCCGACCCCGTCGCGTCCTTCGACTGCGACACCTGGGACGACATCGCCACCGCCAGGTCACGGATCAGGGAGCATGGGCACGTGTTGGATGAATGGATTTCCGCAGTCAAGGACGAACTGGGCATCGACCTCGACGTCGACACCAAGGCGCTGCTCGACCTGGCCCGCGACGCCGCCCACGGCGTGGCCAGGCCCGCGGCACCGCTGACCACCTTCCTCGTCGGCTACGCGGCCGCCCGCGCCGGGGGAGGCCCGGAGGCGGTGGCCGAGGCCTCCCGCAAGGCCGTCGCCCTCGCCCTGCGCTGGGCGGACGAGAAGGCGGACGGCAAGGACGAGAAGGCGGACGGCAGGCCCGACGGCGACACCGCCGAGCCCCACGCCGCCCCGGACGCCGGATGA
- a CDS encoding dihydrolipoamide acetyltransferase family protein, with product MAQVLEFRLPDLGEGLTEAEIVRWLVEVGDVVTVDQPVVEVETAKAMVEVPCPYGGVVTARYGEEGTELPVGAPLITVAVGAPATGGDTESRETKGSGNVLVGYGTSEAPARRRRVRPGQRVPAEANGAAGTVATASTASAAPEVADGPVPVISPLVRRLARENGLDLRELTGSGPDGLILRADVEYALRAAATQVRAAAPAEPTAPPASAGTRIPLKGVRGAVADKLSRSRREIPEATCWVDADATELMRARTAMNAAGGPKISLIALLARICTAALARFPELNSTVDTEAREIVRLDRVHLGFAAQTERGLVVPVVKDAHARDAQSLSAEFARLTEAARTGTLTPVELTGGTFTLNNYGVFGVDGSTPIINHPEAAMLGVGRIVPKPWVHEGELAVRQVVQLSLTFDHRVCDGGTAGGFLRYVADCVEQPAVLLRTL from the coding sequence ATGGCCCAGGTGCTGGAGTTCAGGCTGCCGGATCTCGGCGAGGGCCTGACCGAGGCGGAGATCGTCCGCTGGCTGGTGGAGGTCGGTGACGTCGTCACCGTCGACCAGCCGGTCGTCGAGGTCGAGACGGCCAAGGCGATGGTCGAGGTCCCCTGCCCCTACGGCGGCGTGGTCACCGCCCGCTACGGCGAGGAGGGCACGGAACTCCCCGTGGGGGCGCCGCTGATCACCGTCGCGGTGGGAGCGCCGGCCACCGGCGGGGACACCGAGAGCCGCGAGACCAAGGGCTCGGGCAACGTCCTTGTCGGATACGGCACTTCGGAGGCACCGGCGCGCAGGAGGCGGGTGCGGCCGGGGCAGCGGGTGCCCGCGGAGGCGAACGGGGCGGCCGGCACCGTGGCCACGGCTTCCACGGCTTCCGCGGCTCCCGAGGTGGCCGACGGCCCCGTTCCCGTGATCTCCCCGCTGGTGCGCAGGCTCGCCCGGGAGAACGGTCTCGACCTGCGGGAACTCACCGGCTCCGGGCCCGACGGACTGATCCTGCGGGCGGACGTCGAGTACGCGCTGCGGGCCGCCGCCACACAGGTCCGGGCCGCCGCGCCCGCCGAGCCGACGGCACCGCCTGCCTCCGCAGGCACCCGGATCCCCCTCAAGGGAGTCCGCGGGGCTGTCGCCGACAAGCTCTCCCGCAGCCGGCGCGAGATCCCGGAGGCCACCTGCTGGGTGGACGCCGACGCGACGGAGCTCATGCGGGCGCGCACCGCGATGAACGCCGCCGGCGGGCCGAAGATCTCCCTGATCGCCCTCCTGGCCCGGATCTGCACCGCGGCCCTGGCCCGCTTCCCCGAGCTCAACTCCACGGTGGACACGGAGGCCAGGGAGATCGTCCGGCTCGACCGGGTGCACCTCGGCTTCGCCGCGCAGACCGAACGGGGCCTGGTCGTACCGGTCGTGAAGGACGCCCACGCGCGCGACGCCCAGTCGCTGAGCGCGGAGTTCGCCCGGCTCACCGAGGCGGCCCGCACGGGCACCCTCACACCCGTGGAACTCACCGGCGGGACCTTCACGTTGAACAACTACGGCGTGTTCGGCGTCGACGGCTCCACACCGATCATCAACCACCCCGAGGCGGCCATGCTCGGCGTCGGCCGCATCGTCCCCAAGCCGTGGGTGCACGAGGGCGAGCTGGCCGTACGGCAGGTCGTCCAGCTCTCGCTCACCTTCGACCACCGGGTGTGCGACGGCGGCACGGCGGGCGGCTTCCTGCGGTACGTGGCGGACTGCGTGGAACAGCCGGCGGTGCTGCTGCGCACTCTGTGA
- a CDS encoding Lrp/AsnC family transcriptional regulator → MAESPDGSGPPPSPRPLDAIDQDILQMLQADGRASIRSVAERVHVSRANAYARINRLIEDGVIRGFGARVDHERAGQGTSAYITLKIVQNSWRTVREQLRQLPGASHIALVGGDFDVLLLIHTPDNRALRELVLTRLQAIPEVLSTRTLLVFEEEDLEPQS, encoded by the coding sequence ATGGCCGAGAGCCCGGACGGCAGCGGTCCCCCGCCGTCCCCGCGTCCGCTCGACGCCATCGATCAGGACATCCTCCAGATGCTCCAGGCGGACGGCCGCGCGTCGATACGGTCGGTCGCCGAACGGGTCCACGTCTCGCGCGCCAACGCCTACGCGCGCATCAACCGCCTCATCGAGGACGGCGTCATCCGCGGCTTCGGCGCCCGCGTCGACCACGAGCGCGCCGGCCAGGGCACGTCGGCCTACATCACCCTGAAGATCGTCCAGAACTCCTGGCGCACGGTCCGCGAGCAGCTCCGGCAACTCCCCGGCGCCTCGCACATCGCCCTGGTCGGCGGCGACTTCGACGTCCTGCTCCTCATCCACACCCCCGACAACCGAGCCCTGCGCGAGCTGGTCCTCACCCGCCTCCAGGCCATCCCCGAGGTCCTCAGCACCCGCACCCTGCTGGTCTTCGAGGAGGAGGACCTGGAACCGCAGAGCTAG
- a CDS encoding ATP-binding cassette domain-containing protein, producing MSQHTSGLAIETAGLVKTFGETRAVDGVDLAVPAGTVYGVLGPNGAGKTTTVKMLATLLRPDGGQAHVFGHDVVREADEVRSRVSLTGQYASVDEDLTGTENLILLGRLLGHHKHAARQRAGQLLEAFGLTDAAGKQVKHYSGGMRRRIDIAASILNTPDLLFLDEPTTGLDPRSRNQVWDIVRAVVAQGTTVLLTTQYLDEADQLASRIAVIDQGKVIAEGTKGELKASVGAGSVHLRLRDPAQRPQAEQVLRLTLDADVQLEPDPVALTARVGAGAANGQGAAEQAARALAELARSGVVVDNFSLGQPSLDEVFLALTGHDTQDGSKNTKDEVAA from the coding sequence ATGAGCCAGCACACGTCCGGCCTGGCCATCGAGACCGCAGGGCTGGTGAAGACGTTCGGCGAGACACGTGCCGTCGACGGAGTCGACCTCGCGGTGCCGGCCGGCACCGTCTACGGCGTTCTCGGTCCGAACGGCGCCGGGAAGACCACCACGGTCAAGATGCTCGCCACCCTGCTCCGGCCCGACGGCGGCCAGGCCCACGTCTTCGGCCACGACGTCGTCCGGGAGGCCGACGAGGTCCGCAGCCGGGTCAGCCTCACCGGCCAGTACGCCTCCGTCGACGAGGACCTCACCGGCACCGAGAACCTGATCCTGCTGGGTCGCCTCCTCGGTCACCACAAGCATGCCGCGCGACAGCGCGCCGGTCAGCTGCTGGAGGCCTTCGGCCTCACGGACGCGGCCGGCAAGCAGGTCAAGCACTACTCGGGCGGCATGCGGCGCCGTATCGACATCGCCGCCTCCATCCTGAACACGCCCGATCTGCTCTTCCTCGACGAGCCGACGACCGGCCTGGACCCGCGCAGCCGCAACCAGGTCTGGGACATCGTGCGCGCGGTCGTCGCCCAGGGCACCACCGTGCTGCTGACCACGCAGTACCTGGACGAGGCCGACCAGCTCGCCTCCCGGATCGCCGTCATCGACCAGGGCAAGGTGATCGCGGAGGGCACCAAGGGCGAACTGAAGGCCTCCGTCGGCGCCGGCTCCGTCCATCTGCGCCTGCGCGATCCGGCCCAACGGCCGCAGGCCGAGCAGGTGCTACGGCTGACCCTGGACGCCGACGTCCAGCTGGAGCCCGATCCGGTGGCCCTGACGGCCCGCGTCGGAGCCGGGGCGGCGAACGGGCAGGGGGCGGCCGAGCAGGCGGCCCGCGCGCTCGCCGAACTGGCCCGCTCCGGAGTGGTCGTGGACAACTTCTCGCTCGGCCAGCCCAGCCTGGACGAGGTGTTCCTCGCCCTCACCGGACACGACACCCAAGACGGCAGCAAGAACACGAAGGACGAGGTGGCGGCATGA
- a CDS encoding ABC transporter permease has product MSTATQTESKDLAPVSAESLAALLVSGERPPRPSALSASLTFGWRAILKIKHVPEQLFDVTAFPIMMVLMYTYLFGGALAGSPKEYIQFLLPGIMVMSVVMITMYTGVSVNTDIEKGVFDRFRSLPIWRPSTMVGYLLGDALRYTIASVVMLTVGLILGYRPDGGIVGVLAGVVLLVVFSFAFSWIWTMFGLMLRTEKSVMGVSMMVMFPLTFLSNIFVDPKTMPGWLQAFVNNSPITHLSSAVRELMAGDWPADEIAWSLGWAGLFLAVFGPITMRLYNRK; this is encoded by the coding sequence ATGAGCACCGCGACACAGACCGAGAGCAAGGACCTCGCCCCCGTCAGCGCCGAGTCGCTGGCCGCGCTGCTCGTCTCCGGGGAGCGGCCGCCGCGCCCCAGCGCGCTGTCGGCCTCGCTGACCTTCGGCTGGCGGGCCATTCTCAAGATCAAACACGTGCCGGAGCAGCTCTTCGACGTCACGGCGTTCCCGATCATGATGGTGCTGATGTACACGTACCTGTTCGGGGGCGCCCTGGCCGGCTCCCCGAAGGAGTACATCCAGTTCCTGCTGCCGGGCATCATGGTGATGTCGGTCGTGATGATCACGATGTACACCGGTGTCTCGGTGAACACCGACATCGAGAAGGGCGTCTTCGACCGCTTCCGGTCGCTGCCGATCTGGCGGCCCTCGACGATGGTCGGCTATCTGCTCGGCGACGCCCTGCGCTACACGATCGCCTCCGTCGTGATGCTCACCGTCGGCCTGATCCTGGGCTACCGCCCGGACGGCGGGATCGTCGGCGTGCTCGCCGGGGTCGTCCTGCTGGTCGTGTTCTCGTTCGCGTTCTCGTGGATCTGGACGATGTTCGGTCTGATGCTGCGCACCGAGAAGTCGGTGATGGGCGTCAGCATGATGGTGATGTTCCCGCTGACCTTCCTGTCGAACATCTTCGTCGACCCGAAGACCATGCCGGGCTGGCTCCAGGCCTTCGTCAACAACAGCCCGATCACCCATCTGTCCTCGGCCGTCCGCGAGTTGATGGCGGGCGACTGGCCGGCCGACGAGATCGCCTGGTCCCTGGGATGGGCAGGACTGTTCCTCGCCGTCTTCGGGCCGATCACCATGCGGCTCTACAACCGCAAGTGA